In Stigmatella aurantiaca, one DNA window encodes the following:
- a CDS encoding SDR family NAD(P)-dependent oxidoreductase, protein MRPPIDFGTILITGACSGLGRELARQLAHRARTLVLVCPHAERLGALSEELQAHNPTLGMVLLPADLSRPGEVDRVMAELSQHYITPGVLVNAAAAGTQASFTQQSWEDIEQTLQAHLVAPLRLAHRLLPAMIARKSGGILHVGSGLSQLFTPGLAAAGAAHRGLDGFFESLRLEVEGSGVVITYAAPGPLQALSEGTDATEAAAPFFRISVQRCARELLAEFGRGAPLVYPGTGHAWVMGLLPWLPRALRRALGRFAAGPRPGKEPQLEAPPEQLLLAPGWAGLSR, encoded by the coding sequence ATGCGTCCCCCCATCGACTTTGGAACCATCTTGATCACCGGAGCCTGCTCGGGTCTGGGCCGGGAGCTTGCCCGCCAGCTCGCCCACCGGGCGAGGACGCTGGTGCTGGTGTGCCCTCATGCCGAGCGGCTCGGCGCGCTCTCCGAGGAGCTGCAAGCCCACAACCCCACGCTGGGGATGGTCCTTCTGCCTGCGGACCTGTCGCGGCCCGGCGAGGTGGACCGGGTCATGGCGGAGCTGTCCCAGCACTACATCACCCCCGGGGTGCTGGTGAATGCGGCTGCAGCGGGGACCCAGGCCTCCTTCACCCAGCAATCCTGGGAGGACATCGAGCAGACCCTCCAGGCGCACCTGGTGGCCCCGCTTCGGCTCGCGCACCGGCTGCTGCCGGCGATGATCGCGCGCAAGAGCGGGGGCATCCTCCACGTGGGCTCGGGCCTGTCCCAGTTGTTCACGCCCGGCCTCGCGGCGGCAGGGGCGGCCCACCGGGGGCTGGACGGCTTCTTCGAGTCGTTGCGCCTGGAAGTGGAGGGCTCGGGCGTCGTCATCACCTACGCGGCCCCGGGCCCCCTCCAGGCCCTGTCCGAGGGCACGGACGCCACCGAGGCCGCCGCCCCCTTCTTCCGCATCTCTGTCCAGCGGTGCGCGCGCGAGCTGCTCGCGGAGTTCGGCCGGGGAGCGCCCCTGGTGTACCCGGGCACCGGACACGCGTGGGTGATGGGGCTCCTGCCCTGGCTCCCCCGGGCCCTTCGCAGGGCCCTGGGGCGGTTCGCCGCGGGCCCCCGGCCGGGGAAGGAGCCCCAGCTGGAGGCCCCCCCGGAGCAGCTCTTGCTCGCCCCGGGGTGGGCGGGACTCAGCCGATGA
- a CDS encoding FAD-dependent oxidoreductase yields MSKSIVCSCEDVTVDDVRHALSRGYSDIESVKRYTGFGTGICQGKSCQSAVAALLAKEGPLKSPGILPFTPRPPLYPTEMSLFASVPVDESQPPVGGVPQELGTFPTALRPTTELPQKAKVVIIGGGVMGLALAYNLSLRGETDVVVLERGYLCAGASGRNGGGVRMQWGTASNIELAKRSIDLMKQFARDLGINVWLRQGGYLFLTRTEAVAKRLERNVALHNKHGVPTRIITPGAAREIVPGLTLKGIVSASYNPEDGVIFPWAFLWGYAQRCLKKGIRVETFTNVTGFDISDGQVRKVKTDRGDIACEQVVLAAGAWSPEIAQLAGVKLPNEPHRHEILSTEPLKPFLGPLVSVLDSGLYFSQSMRGEIVGGMGDPKEPAGLNMGSTLRFVARFSQALLEQLPQVGHVKVLRQWAGCYDVTPDNNPVLGRTPGLDNLLQMSGFVGHGFMMAPAVAERMAAWMTKDEGDELFQRFNLRRFTSGRLEREDMIIG; encoded by the coding sequence ATGAGCAAGTCGATCGTCTGCTCCTGTGAGGACGTCACCGTCGACGATGTCCGGCATGCCCTGTCCCGGGGCTACAGCGACATCGAGTCGGTGAAGCGCTACACGGGCTTCGGCACCGGCATCTGCCAGGGCAAGAGCTGCCAGTCCGCCGTGGCGGCGCTGCTCGCCAAGGAGGGGCCGCTCAAGTCCCCGGGGATTCTGCCCTTCACGCCCCGGCCCCCCCTCTACCCCACCGAGATGTCCCTGTTCGCCAGCGTCCCGGTGGACGAGTCCCAGCCGCCCGTGGGGGGCGTGCCCCAGGAGCTGGGCACCTTCCCCACCGCGCTGCGGCCCACCACGGAGCTGCCCCAGAAGGCCAAGGTGGTCATCATTGGCGGCGGGGTGATGGGGCTCGCGCTGGCCTACAACCTGAGCCTGCGCGGCGAGACGGACGTGGTGGTGCTGGAGCGCGGCTACCTCTGCGCGGGCGCCTCGGGCCGCAACGGCGGCGGCGTGCGCATGCAGTGGGGCACCGCCTCCAACATCGAACTGGCCAAGCGCTCCATCGACTTGATGAAGCAGTTCGCCAGGGATCTGGGCATCAACGTCTGGCTGCGCCAGGGGGGCTACCTGTTCCTCACCCGCACCGAGGCGGTGGCCAAGCGCCTGGAGCGCAACGTGGCGCTCCACAACAAGCACGGTGTTCCCACGCGCATCATCACCCCGGGGGCGGCGCGGGAGATCGTCCCCGGGCTGACGCTCAAGGGCATCGTCAGCGCCTCGTACAACCCGGAGGACGGCGTCATCTTCCCCTGGGCGTTCCTCTGGGGGTACGCGCAGCGCTGCCTCAAGAAGGGCATCCGGGTGGAGACCTTCACGAACGTGACGGGCTTCGACATCTCGGACGGCCAGGTGCGCAAGGTGAAGACGGACCGGGGCGACATCGCCTGTGAGCAGGTGGTGCTCGCCGCGGGCGCCTGGAGCCCGGAGATCGCCCAGCTTGCCGGGGTGAAGCTGCCCAACGAGCCCCACCGCCACGAGATCCTCAGCACCGAGCCCCTCAAGCCCTTCCTGGGGCCGCTGGTGTCGGTGCTGGACTCGGGCCTCTACTTCAGCCAGTCCATGCGCGGGGAGATCGTCGGCGGCATGGGAGACCCCAAGGAGCCCGCCGGGCTCAACATGGGCTCCACCCTGCGCTTCGTCGCGCGCTTCTCCCAGGCGCTCCTGGAGCAATTGCCCCAGGTGGGCCACGTGAAGGTGCTGCGGCAGTGGGCCGGCTGCTACGACGTGACGCCGGACAACAACCCCGTGCTGGGCCGCACGCCGGGGCTGGACAACCTCCTGCAGATGTCCGGCTTCGTGGGCCACGGCTTCATGATGGCCCCCGCTGTCGCCGAGCGGATGGCGGCCTGGATGACGAAGGACGAGGGCGATGAGCTCTTCCAGCGCTTCAACCTGCGCCGCTTCACCTCGGGCCGGTTGGAGCGCGAGGACATGATCATCGGCTGA
- a CDS encoding 2Fe-2S iron-sulfur cluster-binding protein, with product MRRLPDASPRGKAITVDLEGETIPAIEGEPVACSLIAAGEAMFARSIKYHRPRGAYCFAAACSHCLMRVDGQPNVYTCRTPARDGMKLERQNAFPSTKVDVFATIDWFFPGGLDHHEMFAGVPIAEQVMAKVARQLAGLGLLPDREAPARPPPRTVRVQVAVVGGGAAGLAAARVLATQGTPFLLIEREARLGGRLVRGAPQAGDPAAADAASFPSGSVLTRAQALGLFDDEEGPFLVVGLQGPEGLQLSKVYAERFLLATGGHPPFLPFENNDLPGVYAGRAASQLLREHDVAPARAALVGWGEELYALARLLESRGTRVVALVDLRGPVPAGAPAGACVGSEPKAHGLQQVGAFSFTREGRREKVSCEAVLVSIPVSPSFELARQGGAHVRFDPERGLFVVEAQADGRTASPKVFVAGDITGGGSAQEAAASGARAAEALIGGLS from the coding sequence ATGCGACGCCTCCCTGATGCCTCCCCCCGCGGTAAGGCCATCACCGTGGACCTCGAGGGCGAAACCATCCCCGCCATCGAGGGCGAACCGGTGGCTTGTTCCCTCATTGCCGCGGGCGAGGCCATGTTTGCCCGCTCCATCAAGTACCACCGCCCCCGTGGGGCCTACTGCTTCGCCGCCGCCTGCTCGCACTGTTTGATGCGCGTGGACGGCCAGCCCAACGTCTACACCTGCCGCACCCCCGCGCGGGACGGCATGAAGCTGGAGCGCCAGAACGCCTTCCCCTCCACCAAGGTGGACGTCTTCGCCACCATCGACTGGTTCTTCCCCGGAGGGTTGGATCACCACGAGATGTTCGCGGGCGTGCCCATCGCCGAGCAGGTGATGGCCAAGGTCGCCCGGCAGCTCGCGGGGCTGGGCCTGCTGCCGGATCGCGAGGCCCCGGCCCGGCCCCCGCCCCGCACCGTCCGCGTCCAGGTCGCGGTGGTGGGCGGAGGCGCGGCGGGACTCGCGGCGGCCCGCGTGCTGGCCACCCAGGGCACCCCATTCCTCCTGATCGAGCGCGAGGCCCGCCTGGGCGGACGGCTCGTCCGGGGCGCCCCGCAGGCGGGGGACCCTGCCGCCGCCGATGCCGCGTCCTTCCCGTCTGGGAGTGTCCTCACCCGGGCGCAGGCGCTGGGCCTCTTCGATGACGAGGAGGGGCCCTTCCTGGTGGTGGGCTTGCAGGGGCCGGAGGGGCTGCAGCTCTCCAAGGTGTACGCCGAGCGCTTCCTGCTGGCGACCGGAGGGCACCCGCCGTTCCTCCCCTTCGAGAACAATGATCTGCCCGGCGTCTACGCGGGGCGCGCCGCCAGCCAGCTCCTGCGCGAGCATGATGTCGCTCCCGCGCGGGCGGCGCTGGTGGGCTGGGGCGAGGAGCTCTACGCCCTGGCGCGGCTGCTCGAATCCCGGGGCACCCGGGTGGTGGCGCTGGTGGATCTCCGGGGCCCGGTGCCCGCCGGGGCCCCCGCCGGGGCGTGCGTGGGCTCGGAGCCCAAGGCGCATGGCCTCCAGCAGGTGGGCGCCTTCAGCTTCACCCGCGAGGGCCGGCGGGAGAAGGTGAGCTGCGAGGCGGTGCTCGTCTCCATTCCCGTCAGCCCCAGCTTCGAGCTGGCGCGGCAGGGCGGCGCGCACGTGCGGTTCGACCCGGAGCGGGGCCTCTTCGTGGTGGAGGCGCAGGCGGATGGCCGCACGGCCTCCCCGAAGGTCTTCGTGGCCGGAGACATCACCGGCGGCGGCAGTGCCCAGGAGGCGGCCGCTTCGGGCGCCCGGGCCGCCGAGGCCCTCATTGGAGGTCTGTCATGA
- a CDS encoding polymer-forming cytoskeletal protein, which translates to MKIASHLLLPSLLLGAPLALAAPDAAPAAQAPASKPIDVNFRGTLRDALKQIAEQGGLNVVATGNLDTAVEVHLRGITADQALKTIARTYSLRLRQDNSIYTLRPMTDAERRAAEEAEELEEATGDTAPLPVPAPPVAAVSPPALPEAPSEGPSPREIRKRIRDEMRKAQRRSRGDQDVVARGQSLEVKEGESVDNAVVYGGNMVVRGHVEKDAVVFGGNLDVFGSVDGDVHAFGGTVTLHPGARVEGEASAIGGQVVQAEGAHVEGDIESMEGTSLGSMVLGEVKDSLQKEFKRSEEADSERSEATGEDDDSGGGFPAFLLKFAALFGLGFLGQLLFPTRMKELAAEIKAQPVNSGLTGLLGAVALIPISVILAITLVGIPVLVLMWLVIPLAAALGLAAVASEIGLRLPFLRGRKTQAAVLALGLLVLLGVGAIPVLGWLVMALAVLVAFGAVIRTRFGSRTRSMPEPYSPHSTL; encoded by the coding sequence ATGAAGATCGCTTCCCACCTGCTGCTGCCCTCCCTGCTGCTCGGTGCCCCCCTGGCCCTGGCCGCGCCGGATGCCGCCCCCGCGGCCCAGGCGCCCGCCTCCAAGCCCATTGACGTGAACTTCCGCGGCACGCTCCGCGATGCGCTCAAGCAGATCGCCGAGCAGGGCGGGCTCAACGTGGTCGCCACGGGCAACCTGGACACCGCCGTGGAGGTCCACCTCCGGGGCATCACCGCCGACCAGGCCCTGAAGACCATCGCGCGGACCTACTCGCTGCGCCTGCGCCAGGACAACTCCATCTACACCCTGCGGCCCATGACGGACGCGGAGCGGCGCGCCGCCGAGGAGGCCGAGGAGCTGGAGGAGGCCACCGGGGACACCGCTCCCCTGCCGGTTCCCGCGCCGCCCGTCGCGGCCGTCTCTCCGCCCGCGCTCCCCGAGGCGCCGTCCGAGGGGCCGTCGCCCCGGGAGATCCGCAAGCGGATCCGGGACGAGATGCGCAAGGCCCAGCGCCGCTCCCGCGGCGACCAGGACGTGGTGGCCCGGGGCCAGTCCCTCGAAGTCAAAGAGGGCGAGAGCGTGGACAACGCCGTCGTCTACGGCGGCAACATGGTGGTGCGGGGGCACGTCGAGAAGGACGCGGTCGTCTTCGGCGGCAACCTGGACGTCTTCGGCTCGGTGGATGGGGACGTCCATGCCTTCGGGGGCACCGTCACCCTGCACCCGGGCGCCCGGGTGGAAGGCGAGGCCTCGGCCATCGGCGGGCAGGTCGTCCAGGCCGAGGGCGCCCATGTCGAGGGCGACATCGAGTCCATGGAGGGCACGTCCCTGGGCAGCATGGTGCTCGGAGAGGTCAAGGACAGCCTCCAGAAGGAGTTCAAGCGCTCGGAAGAGGCGGACTCGGAGCGGTCCGAGGCCACCGGGGAGGATGACGACTCGGGCGGCGGCTTCCCGGCCTTCCTCCTCAAGTTCGCGGCGCTCTTCGGGCTGGGGTTCCTGGGACAGCTCCTCTTCCCCACGCGCATGAAGGAACTGGCGGCGGAAATCAAGGCGCAGCCCGTCAACAGTGGCCTGACGGGGCTCCTGGGCGCCGTGGCCCTCATCCCCATCTCCGTGATTCTGGCCATCACCCTGGTGGGCATCCCGGTGCTGGTGTTGATGTGGCTCGTCATCCCCCTGGCCGCGGCCCTGGGCCTGGCGGCCGTGGCCAGCGAGATTGGACTGCGGCTGCCCTTCCTGCGCGGCCGGAAGACGCAGGCGGCCGTGCTGGCACTGGGATTGCTCGTGCTGCTGGGCGTGGGGGCCATTCCGGTGCTCGGCTGGCTGGTGATGGCCTTGGCGGTGCTCGTGGCCTTCGGGGCGGTCATCCGCACCCGGTTCGGCAGCAGGACCCGGAGCATGCCCGAGCCGTACTCGCCGCACTCCACCCTTTGA
- a CDS encoding RNA polymerase sigma factor encodes MAEEAPALPWKADVQAARRGDPNAFEALVRGVQRAVYGLALRLLNSEAEAAEVAQEAFLRAYQNLHRYDDSRPFDVWVMAITRNLCLDLLRRRTKVRTEELEPMKEVLPSGEASLEEGAIARQERQSLEEAMATLSVEDREVLALYYVQKRTTKEIAQIMGCAPGTIMARLFRAREKLRKRMPTEALT; translated from the coding sequence ATGGCTGAGGAGGCCCCTGCGCTCCCCTGGAAGGCGGACGTGCAGGCCGCCCGCCGGGGGGACCCCAACGCCTTCGAGGCCCTGGTGCGCGGCGTTCAGCGCGCCGTGTACGGCCTGGCGCTGCGCCTGCTCAACAGCGAGGCCGAGGCCGCCGAGGTGGCGCAGGAGGCCTTCCTGCGCGCCTACCAGAACCTGCACCGCTACGACGACTCCCGCCCGTTCGATGTGTGGGTGATGGCCATCACCCGCAACCTCTGCCTGGATCTGCTCCGGCGGCGCACCAAGGTGCGCACCGAGGAGCTGGAGCCCATGAAGGAAGTGCTCCCCAGCGGGGAGGCCTCCCTGGAAGAGGGGGCCATCGCGCGCCAGGAGCGTCAGTCGCTCGAGGAGGCGATGGCCACCCTGTCCGTGGAGGACCGGGAGGTGCTCGCGCTCTACTACGTCCAGAAGCGCACCACGAAGGAGATCGCCCAGATCATGGGCTGTGCTCCCGGTACCATCATGGCGCGCCTGTTCCGGGCGCGGGAGAAGCTGCGCAAGCGGATGCCCACGGAGGCGCTCACATGA
- the truD gene encoding tRNA pseudouridine(13) synthase TruD has translation MRIKQRPEDFSVKESYRFDEVPGGLYRVYLMDKQKLSTFEAVDRIRDAFGLKPGAISFCGLKDKQGRTEQIIAVEGSDVDVQEPNLRLKYLGRAGKPLSAANITSNRFAVTVRSLDESVLGPLNGAAAEVNRLGVVNYFDSQRFGSLKHGQGFIAKDLIRGDFEAALRNYFAKPSELDRTEDAKVKQFWRENWGRWDARVPFEGSRKYHRILRSLRDYPGDYVRAFLQIDADYRAMLLFTYQSYLWNEGVRRYLQLLLPREHLFPLRYQAGTLLFHRDASPAVLSKLREASFPLLGPDSTFKDPQVEEAVQWVLGREKLALKDLRIEESPRLLFFKSEERPVLVFPHKLVLGRPQRDELNRGSIKSNVAFTLPPGAYATLVVKRLFHFSWREDSPADIRASQRPRLTEIEAQEAQEGPRVPSSRSRVSAEREPPSRPSSERAAPGRARASSRRAEPVVEAPARPPEPAPEPSPGFRERQRLKKDNKVRARAESAAKAPKSQKKK, from the coding sequence GTGCGAATCAAGCAAAGGCCCGAGGACTTCTCCGTCAAGGAGTCCTACCGCTTCGACGAAGTGCCCGGCGGTCTCTACCGCGTCTACCTGATGGACAAGCAGAAGCTGTCCACCTTCGAGGCAGTGGACCGCATCCGCGATGCCTTCGGGCTCAAGCCCGGCGCCATCAGCTTCTGCGGCCTCAAGGACAAGCAGGGGCGCACCGAGCAGATCATCGCCGTGGAGGGCTCGGATGTGGACGTGCAGGAGCCCAACCTGCGCCTGAAGTACCTGGGCCGCGCGGGCAAGCCCCTGTCGGCCGCCAACATCACCTCCAACCGCTTCGCCGTCACCGTGCGCTCGCTGGACGAGTCCGTGCTGGGGCCGCTCAACGGCGCCGCCGCGGAGGTGAACCGGCTGGGGGTGGTGAACTACTTCGACAGCCAGCGCTTCGGCTCGCTTAAGCACGGCCAGGGCTTCATCGCCAAGGATCTCATCCGCGGAGACTTCGAAGCGGCCCTGCGCAACTACTTCGCCAAGCCCTCGGAGCTGGACCGGACCGAGGACGCCAAGGTGAAGCAGTTCTGGCGGGAGAACTGGGGCCGGTGGGACGCGCGCGTGCCCTTCGAGGGCTCGAGGAAATACCACCGCATCCTGCGCTCGCTCCGGGACTACCCCGGCGACTACGTGCGGGCCTTCCTGCAGATCGACGCGGACTACCGCGCGATGCTGCTGTTCACCTACCAGAGCTACCTGTGGAACGAGGGGGTGCGGCGCTACCTCCAGCTCCTGCTGCCGCGCGAGCACCTCTTTCCCCTGCGCTACCAGGCCGGCACGCTGCTGTTCCACCGGGACGCCAGCCCGGCGGTGCTCAGCAAGCTGCGCGAGGCCTCGTTCCCGCTGCTGGGGCCGGACTCCACCTTCAAGGATCCCCAGGTGGAGGAGGCCGTCCAGTGGGTGCTGGGCCGCGAGAAGCTCGCGCTGAAGGACCTGCGCATCGAGGAGTCGCCCCGGCTGCTCTTCTTCAAGAGCGAGGAGCGGCCCGTGCTCGTCTTCCCGCACAAGCTGGTGCTGGGCCGCCCGCAGCGGGACGAGCTCAACCGCGGGTCCATCAAGAGCAACGTCGCCTTCACCCTGCCCCCGGGCGCCTACGCCACCCTCGTCGTCAAGCGCCTGTTCCACTTCTCCTGGCGCGAGGACAGCCCCGCGGACATCCGCGCCTCCCAGCGCCCCCGGCTCACCGAGATCGAGGCCCAGGAAGCCCAGGAAGGCCCCCGGGTCCCCTCCTCGCGCTCCCGGGTGTCCGCCGAGCGCGAGCCGCCGTCCCGCCCGTCCTCCGAGCGCGCGGCCCCCGGGCGTGCCCGGGCCTCCTCCCGGCGCGCGGAGCCTGTCGTGGAGGCGCCCGCCCGCCCGCCCGAGCCGGCGCCCGAGCCTTCCCCCGGTTTCCGCGAGAGGCAGCGGCTCAAGAAGGACAACAAGGTCCGCGCACGGGCGGAGTCGGCCGCCAAGGCCCCGAAATCACAAAAGAAAAAGTAG
- a CDS encoding adenylate/guanylate cyclase domain-containing protein: MFADGSLGEFPLSAKTTLGRHPANTLRLVDREVSKEHAVIEQHGRDFIVRDLDSSNGTFVNGRRIKEMRLKDGDEITLGGSKFTFHGGDAPSSIPSAPAGVTVVANPRSIPAFLAQMDQGPQNFRPADELGDMEALRRDYEKLRIAHEFHRQVSLAGTQQELFDQIIRVAFQLLPADNGVILTPGADGEFTAVTVHHRQGKVMNVMVSDTVLRRVVETGKAVLTADAIIDERFSAAESIVAQGIRSAMAVPLTINGTVKAVLFLDSRQRINAFSENDLAILSGIAAQAGIALENAALAEQIRTEAVTRAELSRFLSKAVADAVIKGETEDLGQSRLTEVSCLFADIRGFTTLAENDSPQEIVEMLNEFFTAMANVVFRHEGNLDKFIGDCVMAVWGPPLSHPDDPARALQAALEMQDAVDDLNEQRKAKGRQPIQVGIGVNTGQAVVGYMGSLERHEFTAIGDTVNTASRLCGLARGGEVLATETTVSKAGQGFFAEALPVAQVKGKEKGVPTFRVTGSERTIVRDT; the protein is encoded by the coding sequence ATGTTCGCCGACGGCTCGCTCGGGGAGTTCCCGCTCAGCGCCAAGACGACGCTGGGACGGCATCCGGCCAACACCCTGCGCTTGGTGGACCGGGAAGTCTCCAAGGAGCACGCCGTCATCGAGCAGCACGGCCGGGACTTCATCGTCCGGGACCTGGACTCCTCCAACGGCACCTTCGTGAACGGCCGCCGCATCAAGGAGATGCGGCTGAAGGACGGGGACGAAATCACCCTGGGGGGCTCCAAGTTCACCTTCCACGGGGGCGATGCGCCCTCCTCCATCCCTTCGGCGCCCGCGGGCGTCACCGTGGTGGCCAACCCGCGCTCCATCCCCGCGTTCCTGGCGCAGATGGACCAGGGGCCGCAGAACTTCCGCCCCGCGGACGAGCTGGGCGACATGGAGGCGCTGCGCCGGGACTACGAGAAGCTGCGCATCGCGCACGAGTTCCACCGCCAGGTGAGCCTGGCGGGCACCCAGCAGGAGCTGTTCGATCAGATCATCCGCGTGGCCTTCCAGCTCTTGCCCGCGGACAACGGCGTCATCCTCACCCCGGGCGCGGACGGCGAGTTCACGGCCGTCACGGTGCACCACCGGCAGGGCAAGGTGATGAACGTGATGGTGTCCGACACGGTGCTGCGCCGGGTGGTGGAGACGGGCAAGGCGGTGCTCACGGCGGATGCCATCATCGACGAGCGCTTCTCGGCCGCCGAGAGCATCGTCGCCCAGGGCATCCGCTCCGCCATGGCGGTGCCACTCACCATCAACGGCACCGTCAAGGCGGTGCTGTTCCTGGACAGCCGCCAGCGCATCAACGCCTTCTCCGAGAACGACCTGGCCATCCTGTCGGGCATCGCCGCCCAGGCGGGCATCGCCCTGGAGAACGCGGCGCTGGCCGAGCAGATCCGCACCGAGGCCGTCACCCGCGCCGAGCTCAGCCGCTTCCTGTCCAAGGCGGTGGCCGACGCGGTGATCAAGGGCGAGACGGAGGACCTGGGCCAGAGCCGGCTCACCGAGGTGTCGTGCCTGTTCGCCGACATCCGGGGCTTCACCACGCTGGCGGAGAATGACTCGCCGCAGGAAATCGTGGAGATGCTCAACGAGTTCTTCACCGCCATGGCCAACGTGGTGTTCCGCCACGAGGGCAACCTGGACAAGTTCATCGGCGACTGCGTGATGGCGGTCTGGGGGCCCCCCTTGTCTCATCCGGATGATCCGGCGCGCGCGCTGCAGGCCGCCCTGGAGATGCAGGACGCGGTGGACGACCTGAACGAGCAGCGCAAGGCCAAGGGCCGCCAGCCCATCCAGGTGGGCATCGGCGTGAACACCGGCCAGGCCGTCGTGGGCTACATGGGGAGCCTGGAGCGCCACGAGTTCACCGCCATCGGCGACACCGTCAACACGGCCTCGCGGCTGTGTGGCCTGGCGCGGGGCGGCGAGGTGCTCGCCACGGAGACGACGGTGAGCAAGGCGGGCCAGGGCTTCTTCGCGGAGGCGCTGCCCGTCGCGCAGGTGAAGGGCAAGGAGAAGGGCGTCCCGACCTTCCGGGTCACCGGTTCCGAGCGCACGATCGTCCGCGACACATGA
- a CDS encoding serine/threonine-protein kinase → MIAQPCPNCGRTHDVGVYVTGQRMLCQCGIRFDVRRGDAVAAAAAAAMPYEARGGDTTVGPPRRGVASQAQQPVAADMVGATVLRGSHPDSGRGEAPLPPAGPHAEHPVELPGFELLRVIGRGGMGEVWLAQQQSLKRTVAVKLLPPRLAKDAEFVSRFEKEATALAALSHPNIIQIFDRGVAGEHYYFVMEYVEGRSLRDALGLSRLPFQQSLRIIRQVASAIEYAHDQGIIHRDLKPENILLDARGHVKVADFGLAGIRRPGSEQHLTATSVAMGTLNYMAPEQRRDAKNVDRRADLFSLGVMFYELLTGDVPVGRFRLPSERIEELDPRVDAVVERLLENEPEARYATAGEVCAALDPLIDSSSGTTPLPGNTPVPFRSSRTTRPTRGSLLSQRLDAGWTKVRKGVSVVGSLMLLGYAVRAFVGPVDLQVGDVTIGTSGITLKPDPKPWPANTDDELFVSSKLELLELPGSLSRLSMDFVPGTEELNAWSGQWKLKDGRLEVLQGGSDMGISDRFRPRTYVAQRYFSSNDFSAEVDMSVMPLGPEYPDEPDAQHFGELTFRIKDLQVSAFAIPGVGMRLSWRYLLEDGQEIVGNSAQDLENLTADEMPVPALGSFRVRLTMKRRKNGVMVEGFVNNRRFAYKMLPGLEDRVGKVALGCRNLACTFDKLSVQGLLVERPRNRPQQAVGAQE, encoded by the coding sequence ATGATTGCCCAGCCCTGTCCCAACTGTGGCCGCACGCATGACGTCGGCGTGTACGTGACGGGCCAGCGCATGCTGTGCCAGTGCGGCATCCGCTTCGACGTACGCCGCGGGGATGCCGTTGCCGCCGCCGCGGCCGCCGCCATGCCCTACGAGGCCCGGGGAGGGGACACCACCGTGGGACCGCCCCGGCGCGGCGTGGCCTCCCAGGCCCAGCAGCCGGTGGCCGCGGACATGGTGGGGGCCACGGTGCTGCGCGGCTCCCACCCGGACTCCGGGCGCGGCGAGGCCCCCTTGCCTCCGGCCGGCCCCCACGCCGAGCACCCGGTGGAGCTGCCGGGCTTCGAGCTGCTGCGGGTGATTGGCCGGGGGGGCATGGGCGAGGTGTGGCTCGCCCAGCAGCAGTCGCTCAAGCGCACGGTGGCGGTGAAGCTCCTGCCGCCCCGGCTGGCCAAGGACGCGGAGTTCGTCTCCCGGTTCGAGAAGGAGGCCACGGCGCTCGCGGCCCTCAGCCACCCGAACATCATCCAGATCTTCGACCGGGGCGTGGCCGGGGAGCACTACTACTTCGTGATGGAGTACGTGGAGGGCCGCTCCCTGCGCGATGCGCTGGGGCTGAGCCGGCTGCCCTTCCAGCAGAGCCTGCGCATCATCCGCCAGGTGGCGAGCGCCATCGAGTACGCGCACGACCAGGGCATCATCCACCGCGACCTGAAGCCCGAGAACATCCTCCTGGATGCGCGCGGGCACGTGAAGGTGGCGGACTTTGGCCTCGCGGGCATCCGGCGCCCCGGCTCCGAGCAGCACCTCACGGCGACCTCCGTGGCCATGGGGACGCTCAACTACATGGCCCCCGAGCAGCGCCGGGACGCGAAGAACGTGGACCGGCGCGCGGACCTGTTCTCGCTGGGGGTGATGTTCTACGAGCTGCTCACCGGCGATGTGCCCGTGGGGCGCTTCCGGCTGCCCTCCGAGCGGATCGAGGAGCTGGACCCGCGCGTGGACGCGGTGGTGGAGCGGCTGCTGGAGAACGAGCCCGAGGCGCGCTACGCCACCGCCGGCGAGGTGTGCGCCGCGCTGGATCCGCTGATCGACTCCTCCTCGGGCACCACGCCCCTTCCGGGCAACACGCCCGTGCCCTTCCGGTCCTCGCGCACCACACGTCCCACCCGTGGGAGCCTCCTGTCGCAGCGGCTCGACGCGGGCTGGACCAAGGTACGCAAGGGCGTGTCCGTGGTGGGCAGCCTCATGCTCCTGGGCTACGCGGTGCGCGCCTTCGTCGGGCCGGTGGACCTGCAAGTGGGCGACGTCACCATCGGTACCTCGGGCATCACCTTGAAGCCGGACCCGAAGCCGTGGCCCGCGAACACCGATGACGAGCTGTTCGTCTCCTCCAAGCTGGAGCTGCTGGAGCTGCCCGGGAGCCTCTCGCGCCTGTCGATGGACTTCGTGCCGGGCACGGAGGAGCTGAACGCCTGGTCGGGCCAGTGGAAGCTGAAGGACGGAAGGCTGGAGGTGCTCCAGGGCGGCAGCGACATGGGGATCAGCGACCGCTTCCGGCCCCGCACGTACGTGGCGCAGCGCTACTTCTCCAGCAACGACTTCTCGGCCGAAGTCGACATGTCGGTGATGCCCCTGGGCCCCGAGTACCCGGACGAGCCCGATGCGCAACACTTCGGCGAGCTGACGTTCCGCATCAAGGATCTCCAGGTGTCCGCGTTCGCCATCCCCGGGGTGGGCATGCGCCTGTCCTGGCGCTACCTGCTGGAGGACGGCCAGGAGATCGTCGGCAACAGCGCCCAGGACCTGGAGAACCTCACCGCCGATGAGATGCCCGTGCCCGCCCTGGGCTCGTTCCGCGTGCGCCTGACGATGAAGCGGCGCAAGAACGGGGTGATGGTGGAGGGCTTCGTCAACAACCGGCGCTTCGCCTACAAGATGCTGCCGGGACTGGAAGACCGGGTGGGCAAGGTGGCCCTGGGCTGCCGCAACCTGGCCTGTACCTTCGACAAGCTCTCCGTGCAGGGGCTCCTGGTGGAACGGCCGAGGAACCGGCCCCAGCAAGCCGTTGGCGCCCAGGAGTGA